From the Lathyrus oleraceus cultivar Zhongwan6 chromosome 3, CAAS_Psat_ZW6_1.0, whole genome shotgun sequence genome, the window CTTCCTTCACGTGTTCTCGAATAAAGTGAAAACGAACGTCAATGTGTTTGCTCCTTTCATGGTTTACTGGATTCTTTGCTAACTCAATTGCTGACCTGTTGTCAACTTGTATTATTGTAGCTTCTTTCTGTTCTAGCTCCATTTTACTCATCAATCTTCTGAGCCATATTGCATGACAAACGCACCAGGATGCTGCTACATATTCTGCTTCACATGTCGAAAGTGTTACTATTGGCTGCTTTTTAGAAAGCCAAGTAAACGCAGTATTTCCCATGAAAAACACAtatccagaagtgctttttcgatCATCTATGTCTCCGCACCAATCACTGTCAGAGTAACCAACCAACTTGTATTTGTTTGAATTCGAGTAAAACATCCCAAGTGACACTGTTCCTTGGATGTACCTCAGAATTCGCTTCAATGCTTTCCAATGTGTGTATACTGGCTCCTCCATGAATCGACTTACAATGCCTACACTTAATGAGATGTCTGGTCTTGTACATGTGAGATAGCGAAGACTTCCTACCAAACTTCGATATCTACCTGCTTCGACACGTTCTCCTCCATCAAATTTCGACAGTTTTGTTCCTGGTTCCATTGGCGTCGAAGCCGGATTACAGCTTTCCATcttatatcttttcaagatatcttttgcatatttttcttgtgagatgaagattcctgtttcttcttgtcgaacttccAGACCAAGAAAGAATCTCATCAGGCCTAAATCTGTCATCTCGAATTCACGTGTCATTGTGCTTTTGAATTCTTCTATCATCTCATCATTACTGCCCAGAAAAATAAGATCATCAACATAGAGAGCAACAAGTAATATATTCATTCCTTTTTTCTTCACATAGAGGGCATGTTCGTACGGACATTGCTCGAACCCGTTCTCCTTGAAATATGTGTCGATACGTGTGTTCCATGCCCGCGGTGCTTGCTTCAGCCCATATAGCGCTTTCTTCAATTTCAGTACCTTCTTCTCTTCTCCAGCTTTCATGTACCCGAGTGGTTGTTCGACATAGACTTCTTCTTCTAGTACACCATTCAGAAAagctgttttgacatccatttgaaatattaGCCATTTGAATTGAGCAGCTTGAGATATGAGTAGTCAAATTGTCTCCattcttgcaacaggtgcaaataCTTCGTCATAATCAACTCCTGCTTTCTGTTTGTATCCCTTCGCAACAAGTCTCGCTTTGTATCGTTCTATTTCTCCTTGAGCGTTCATCTTCTTCTTGAATACCCACTTTACACCAATGGGTTGACTACCTTTTGGCAATTCAACTAGCTCCCAAGTGTTGTTGTGGATAACCGCCCTCATCTCTTCGTCCATGGCACTTTTCCACTTCTTGTCTCGTACTGCTTCTTCAAAACTGATGTTTTCAGCATCTGCCAAGAGACATACAAGGTGCACTTCACTTGTCGAATCATACAGATCTTGCAAACTTCGCATTCTGGATTGTGTaggttcatcttcatcatcagaatcttcaaGTGTTGTCGAAATGTTTGGTGGTACAGCTACAGATGGTTCTTCAACTTCGACAATAGCTTCTGTCGAACTGTTCCAGTCCCACTTACTTGCTTCGTTTATTCGAACGTCTCTACTCACTATCACCTTCTTTCTTATGGGATCAAATAGCTTGTACCCTTTTGTTTTCTCATCATACCCAATGAGTATGTATTTCTGACTTTTGTCTTCAAGTTTCGTTCTTCGTTGATCTGGTACGTGTGCATAAGCAACACTTCCAAATACTTTGAGATGAGAGACTGTTGGTTTCTGTCCGCTCCACGCTTCTTGTGGTGTTTGATCTTCTAACTTCGAATGTGGACATCGATTTTGAACATAAATGGCACATTgtacagcttctgcccaaaattcctttggcatgttcttgctcttaagcattgaacgaaccatgtcaaggactgttcgattcttcctttcagccaccccattttgttgaggtgagtATGCTGCAGTTAGAAATCTCCTTATACCCTGCTCTTCACAATACTTCATAAAAGCTGTCGAAGTATACTCACCACCTCTATCTGATCGAACTGCTTTAATGTGTCTGTCGGTTTCCTTCTCCACCTTTACTTTGAACCTTTTGAACACCTCGAATGCTTCAGATTTTtctttcaagaaataaacccatgtcTTCCGTGAGTAATCGTCGATAAAGGAAATAAAGTACCTTTTGCCACTGAAAGATTCTGGCGTGATTGGTCCACATATGTCggtgtgaatcaaatcaaggatatgcttagcttgatattctgccttcttttgaaatgaagttcttgtttgtttgctaagcacacattcttcacagaaCTTTCCTTCATAATCCATGTCTGGTAGTCCATGCACCATGTTCCTTTTCGCCAACCTTCTTAAACCAGCATGATGTAGATGACCAAAGCGTAGATGCCATAGTGACGCTTTGTCTTCGACATTTACTTGTAAACATTTTTCTCGAACGTTTATCAGATTCAGTTTGTACATTCGATTTCTCTCCATTTCGACACGAGCAATCAGATGTCCCAGCTTGTCCTTCAAATACAGTATTCGTTCTTTCATAAGTATCGAATAACCTTTTTCTGTAAGTTGTCCCAAACTCAAGATGTTGGTCTTAAGATTTGGTACATAATAAACATCTTGAATTGATCCAATCAACCCATCCTTCTGCAGGTAACGAATCGTTCCCTTGCCTTCGACCTTCACTTTCGATGCATCTCCGAAAGACACATTCCCATCTTCAATCTTTCTCATTTCTTTAAACAGGTGTTTGTGACCACACATATGGTTACTTGCTCCTGAGTCAAGATACCAAACGTTGTCATTTGTGTTGATCTCATTTTGAGCCATCAAGAGAAAGCCTTCATTTGCTTCAGCTTCCAGAGTTAGATTGGTTGTTTCTTCTACCTTCTTTTCGATTCGACAATCTTTTGCAAGATGTCCCACTTTATCACAGTTatagcatttgaatgagttacaATCCTTCGCATAATGACCATACTTCCCACACTTGTAGCACTCAAAGTTGGAATAGTTCGACCTACCACCTCTTTGACCACGTCCTCTGCCACGCCAATTTTGCTGACTCGACTGTCCTCTGTCGAAGTTGCTGCCTCTACCACTTCGACCACTGTCACGTCCTCCACGACCACGTCCTCTTCCTCGAAAGTTTTGAGAGAAGAGTACCTTTTCGTCTTTGATTTGCTCCTTGGTTTGATTTGCATCCTCTACTctttcttccttctttttcatcttaCGTTGTTCGTGTGCTTCGAGGGAACCTGCGAGCTCTTCGACTGCGAGCGTCGAAAGGTCCTTCGACTCTTCTATTGCACACACAATATTCTCAAACTTATCTGTTAAAGATCTCAAAATCTTTTCGACAACTCGTGCATCAGTTACTGTTTCGCCATTTCTGGTGAGTTGATTCACCACCTTTTGTACACGCGTGATGTAGTCAGATACATTTTCTGACTCCTTCATCTGCATCCTCTCCAATTCGCCACGAAGTGTTTGGAGTCGAACTTGCTTTACTCGATCTGCTCCTTTGAACACTTTCTCCAGTGTGTCCCACGCTTCTTTCGACGTAGTCGAACCGGCAATCTTTTCGAAGCCTGATTCATCAACAACCCTAAACAGCATGTAAAGTGCCGTTTTATCCTTCGATCGCGTCTCTTTCAACGCCTTGTTTTGAGCTGCCGTATATCCCTCAGTATCTGTTGGTTCTTCAAACCCATCTTTGGTCACCTCCCACGCGTCTAGAGATCCGAGAAGAGCTTTCATTTGAATACTCCAATTTTCGTAATTCAACTTTGTTAGCCGTGGTAACGGCATTTGATTCATCATATTTGCCATTAGCTCTGATGCCAATTTGACAGAAGAAGCGAGTAGTTTTATGAACTTCTATGTTTTATTGGAATGTAAAATTGGACTTTATACATACAAAACAAACTTTAGCTATTCTACTAATAATGACAAATAATAAATACTCTTAATTTTTCCACTGTCTCTTAACCTTCCAAAACTCTCCATTAACTTATTATTAAAACCCACTAACTCTAGCATTTAAGTTTATTCAACAGTGCCATGCCCCATTATTAATTATGTAAGACAACTCAATTATCAATTCATGTAATTGTAGTTTTCTTCGGAAACTAAACATTGAGTTCCACTAAAAATAAAGTTTCAGCCTTAGAATGCATACAATGCTAATTGAAATGAGAATTGAAATAAAGTGTACAAGAGTTGGACTACATAGACAACTTCTTATAAACCAATCATGTTTATAGGAAATTATGCCGATAGGATCCACTCAGATTTGTTCCTAATCAAACTTTGCAACAACGTATATGTTGCAGTACATGATCAGACTTCTTCCTTTCATTGCTGATACTACTGTCTCCCTGCCTCTTTTGATGAATTCACTGAAACAGATATATTTCTAAGAGAAGAACTAGAGGAGACTACACTTTATTCATTTCTAATTCTTACCTCAATCTTCAATCTCCACTGTTTCTCCTGGCAATGTATCTTTTCTGCATTGGCTCTCGGGATCACATTCCAGCCTCTCACCAGAGGAAAGTTTTGGCAGGTCTTGTAGAGGATCAGAACAAGAACTAGTGATTTTCTTCTCAGCATTTTCATTTCCCGAGTCAATTTGTATTATTTGTCCTAAAAGCACAATCTGGTTCGGCTTCGCATGATCCAGTTTCTCCGATGGTTGTGTAGAAATTGATATTGAGGGCGAGTCCTTCTCACTGGTGCTCTCCTTTTGCAATGCCGGGTTATCTAATGGAATGTTTTCGAGGTGACTAAAATGATCATGCCTGGCTCCCTGCATGCTTGCAGTACTAGTTTCTGGTACATTTGGTGTTTGAAAGTTGTTTGGAAAAGTTAGGTATTGAGGCAAGAAAGGGGAAAGAGAGATTGGAAGTGACATAGCCGGGAATATTTCAATTTGCCAGTGATTCAGCCTTTTTGTATTTGTCATTAAATCAGGAAGATCCCATGTAACCTAAAAAGTATGATATCAGAGGATTATTCAAAGCTCAAACAAAGTTGTAAATACAATTAGTTATATTTGCTTCTAAATCTGAGTTCAAAAGGAGTATGTGATAAACATGTCTATACCTGCAGACGTCTCCAAGGAGAGTCGGGCCATGCTGGATCAGCAGTCTCAACAGAAGCAATTGTTCCCATTAACCAATTTATCATTAACGGATCTTTAGTTTCAATGGCCATCTGGAACCTCATTCCAGAACACCACTTAATCTGAAATGCTGTTCTAATTAAAGAGCTTTTCACAAAAAACTTGGGAGTACCAACCCAAGGATAGTAAACGACATCAAACGGCTGCATATTGACACCAAGTTTTACTGCTTCAGTAACATCTTCAGCCTTCACTTTCCCAATTCCCATTTCATTTCCTTTACTAGTTTTTTGAGGTTTATCGTCTTTCTCTCTTGAAGACGAGGTAAGTTCTCCGTAGGATGGTACAAGACGAGTTCCAATTTCATTACCAGGTTTGCTGTTTGATGAAGGGTTAAATCCAAAGTCGTTTCCTCTTTTAGACCTTCTAATTCCAATATGAAGTTCTCCGTTTTCAGCTCTCAAAAACACAAGTGAATCCCCTGAAACGGGTTGCTTGTTGGTTACAAAAGCACTCTACCCAGCTGTTAACCGATGCTGCTTCCGCATGCTGTTATAAGAATGTCTGAATTTCCACATTTCGCCATGCACATCCGTGGGATATATGTGCTGAGAAGGAAGCGTAAATGAATAGTCTAATGGAGGAAAAAGTGTTTCTGCACAATTCTTAGGACAAATGAATCCACCTCCGCTGTTTGCATCAGATTTTGTCAAGGTTTTCGTATAAGATTGATAGTTATTCTTAGTTACAGACATATCATTGATGCCAGCAACATCGTCATCATCAAAACTAACCTCGGTATTATTCAGAGGAACAAGTCTGAGTTTTGCATACAATTCATCTGTGTCAGGATCAGCCCTATAATGGATTGCTGCAACTCTACATAGAATTTGGGATGGAATTTGGGAGTCAGCACTAAAATTGACAGGTTCACATGCATGCTCCGCATGACCTTGAGGGAAGTAGAAGATGCTAGAGTTAACTTGAGGAGTTTGCACCATTGTTCCAGCAAAAGCATGCCACAGCTGAGGATCCACATCTTTGTTCCCATctgttttcttcttcttctttgactCTCTATTGCAAGctttttcttttcctttcctAGATCCTGCCATTTTAAAATCGATTGCTGCATGAAAAGGAAAGTTGTGATATCAATTAGAGAGAAATTACGGAAATAGTGATTGTACAGAAATACCACACAGTATACTTTTTTTGTTGAATCAATAGTCATAGCACTGGAAATTTGTAAAACCAcatagaaagaaaaaaaagtgtAAGAAACACAAGAGAATGGACTATTTTTGTTGAATCAATACTCCCTATAACATAATCACTTTCATATCAGTATCACAAAGTTGCAGCCTATTCCTCCTCTTCCAAAGTTCATTAACATATCAAAGAATAAACAAAAGAGAATTGAAATTTATGAGCATGAAGCGataaaaatgaaatagaaaataaaaCAAGAGTAGAAGAAAGAATAAAAAGAAAGATAAAGAAAGATAAAGAAGAAAAGGAAAGTACCTTCCCTTATTGCCAGGTTCTGCAATGAGTAACTGAATGGAAGTTGATGTAAAATAGTTTCTGAGATAGTGAGAATCTCTGTACTTTGAAAAAGTTACGCTTAAAACTAACTGCTTTGAAACGGTTATAACAACAAAATAACGGAAATTACTTTTAAGACAAattataaatcaatttttttGTGTGTATAATCTTTAATCATTGTTTGAATATATTGATAACAAGTGATTTGAATAAAATTAGGAAACACAAGCTTCAGAGCAAACAGTTATAAACCGAACCACAATGCAAATTGGACAAAAACTGACCAAAATCAAACAAGAAGAAGAACAAATTGAAATTAACAAAAAGCATTCATAACAAATTAGTAGAAATTAGAgtatgaaaataataaaataaaaaagcCATAATCTTTGAAGAGGCAAAGTGATGGGAGAGGATGAAGTTAGAGAAAGGAGAGAAAGAGATGCAGAAAGAATGAGACGAAATAGAATCCATAAACATTCGCGTTTTCGTCATGTTTCTTCGATTTcaccttttttttctttctatttgaTTGAGGGCACATATCTCTTTTTATGTCAAGGAAATTCCTTATTTCAAGTTTAAGCATTATTTTAATTTCTGAACATCATACGCATTATTTTTATGTCAAGGAAATTCCTTTTCATTTTATTGATATTTCACTTGAATCATATCCAAGTATAGATCCTGCAATATTTTTCAAGTATTGTAAGAAGGGAGTATGTTTCTGACTACACTTAAGAGTTATCACGTGCCTATTTCATTATCTCATTCAATGAAAATTCGGTGATTGAGTTGTTCTTCACCTTATTCTGGTAAATGGCTGGTTTGTGGGTTTCAACATATATATATCTACATTACTTCAGTGAGTACCATAACGCCTCAAATTTTCTAGTAATTATTTAActgaattttaattattttttccTTAATTATTTTGGTGATAAAAGATTTTAAGTGATTTATTTAGTTTTTGGTGGGTTATTAAGATTTATgaaatttttatttaattaaaataataaaaaaaatgaaatagtAAGATATAGGgtgaaataataataataaggtAATTTGTGTGATAAGGTGTAAGAGCCCAAGAGTTGAGGGGAGAAAATGTAAAATTAGTTTAATGATAATTTTTTATACGTTAAATAAATAGATAAAGTGAGGGAAGTGGAGAGTTTTTTCTGAAACCTGAAAAGTTGTGTAAGATTTGTTGTGATTTCTGTGAAATATATGAAATTCATATTCTATTTTGTGCTAAAAATTCTACATTATGTGATGATATGAATTcgaatgttgttgttgttgatattatGAACATAACCTTAGATTCATGATAAAGTAATGGAGTAGGTCTTTAATCAGTAAATATATGATGTATTAATTATGGTATGATATGTATATGTTGTTTTCTATTTGATTTTGGCGATTGGGGGTCAAAATCGGAGTTTTAATAGGGCTCCAATGATGGAATTTACGTTCTCTGGTTTTGTTGTCTGAGCGTCTACGCTTAACGAGGACTCAGCGAATATGAAATTAGTGCAGGAAGATCCCGCCCGTCCAATTCGTATTTAGTGAGCGATGGTTGCGCTTAGCGAGGATGACAACATAGAGTTGGTTGTTTTCGAATCGATTTTTTGGCAGAGTTTTATTTTGGCGAATGTTTAACACTATTATGTACTGATTAGCATTGTTGGGCACTATTTGATATTGATTGATGAGTTGGTGAATAAAAACTTATATGTTTTATGAGTTGTGTGAATACTTGGTGGATGTCTAAGTATGTGTTGTTAAATGCTTGTAAGATTATGCATTGGTGAGTCGTAATTATAAAGAATGATTATTTATGTTAAGATGGTGGCCTTATTGGCGAGTATGTGGTTCGAAAGGGAATTGGTGAATGTTTATTACATTGGTGTTTTGTTGcattgtcatgcatcatgcatataGGAGATTGGGATTGGTGATAATTGGTGATGAGACTAAATCAATAATATAACTCTGATGTCCAAATATTGGTGATGGGATTGTTCAGTAATATAACTCTGACATCCAATTGGTGAGTAggttggtaccacatgcatttgGTGATAAGGAGATGAGTACATTGCATATACATATGTTCTTATGATTTGGTGATGACTGTGATTGTTTTATGAATATGTTGATGTTTGATGAGAATTGTGAATGACATGATCGCGTTGATGTTTGGTGTGTACTGCCTTTTATTACTTTTGCACCGTTAACATATTTTGAGCGTACTTTCACTCCTATTTACTTTGTTATGGTGTTTTGTATGCTCTTGAGGTATATATAGTCATGTAGATGAGTAGTTGTTGATTAAGTTGTGGGATGACAATGAGGCCTCTTCATTTATTTACTATTTTCCGAATTATTTAGTTTTCGTTGAGTTCTGATCTATAATACTATGATGGGTTGCTTTGTTGCATGATGTATTCTCTTGTGATGTTTGAATCATTTTACTAAGTACTTATGTTGAGACATAATAAATGTTTATTTAGAGTTTTGATGTTCCGATGCTATTTCATATGTGTCATAAATGGAGTAAAATTTCATGTCGTGAATGTGTAACACCGATGTTGTGTGAAATTATatgttttattttcataaatcAAGGGTGTCAGATTTAGGGTGATATATAGTTGGTATCATAGCAAGTCGATCCATTCGGCCTAGGTTGTGACTAATATGTACCTTTGTGTGCGACATGTATGTGAACTTTGTCGATGTTTTTTAGTTATTTTCTCTATTGATTGTAATTAGTTAACTTGTTTGAACTCGTAGTGCTAAGAGAAATTGCTGGTAGAAatgtgtcgcacctcgaaaaaaatggggatacgacttcaaagcgaagcgcgatcgcacgctcgcaatgatggactgaacagagtcgccaccgaactttatttattcctaaaaaggaaatgggaaatatcgataaaactcaagacaaaagaaaggataagatatggtcatcgcaaccaatatcagggttcgggagtcgattaagcaaggggaaggtattaacacccctcacgtccgttgtactcaacgggaaccattaggtcaattgtgtgcgttagtgttagtttgaaatgttaggcttttcgaattatttaggtgggaaagaaagaatggaagagagaagaaatgtttttggatttttaacgaaggactaaacctaagttttttattagtgggcctgacaagatttataaatcctgctcctacgtatctcaaaagagaaatcaagacttacgtagttctggatagaaaaatgtttgtttgttggtcgattttagcgaaagctatactgtattaatcgacgaaaacattgttttacccaaaacagatgaggagtggacgcataccacacatcgaacggatttataaatctacattcggaaaagcgtcatttatctctactcaacaatcgtggccgaaacattgttttgtatcacttaagacaagatacctttcgtttatgaaaaaggtttttgattaatcgcatGGCGGCGAgaaaaaaaagtttgattggttggatgtattttgagtgatggtgagaacttggatgagcgagatatgcatctcgaatcctagcctcaggagtgcatggtatacaccatgttccatttccatctttattaaaaaggttaagataggaattaagtattttggaatttgattgagaaagggtttgaagaaaccgcattgacaattttagacgatggcgagagctaagattggcgagatatatatctcgaatcctagtctcaggagtgcatggtatacaccatgttccatttccatctttattgaaaaagtattaaggtaggaattaggtattttgaagtttgaaagacgagtacttgtgacctacaagctcttacagcttgggtctaatactcgggactacgtctagacattccacccaggcagtctgtttctttccaatattgctaagaaaatgattcggatatttatgaatgttttggagggaagacgaatatttatggcttgcaagctcttacagcttgagcctaatattcgggattacgactggatattccctccaggtaatctttttcttccaactttattaagaagaggttttgaatcttggagtgtgaaagagaagacaaatatttatggcttgcaagctcttacagcttgagcctaatattcgggattatgactggatattccctccaggataacctttttcttcacgttttatttagaaaatgatttgaatatttgagtgtcaaagagaagacgaatattaacggcttgcaagctcttacagcttgagcctaatattcgggattacgattggacattccatccaggtaatctttttcttccaactttattaagaaaatggtttagatattcataactattttggagagaagacgaatatttgtggcttacaagctcttacagcttgagcctaatattcgggattacgactggacattccatccaggtaatctttttcttcacattttatttagaaaatgatttaAGATTTGAATATTATgttgatttgtgaaatgatcttgaaatgattcacatttatttttggaatgtattttgaaatcgagggaagttgaaattgattttgaaatcGAATGAAATTTGAGTATGATTATTTACACTTGTGAAATGAGCATAGATAATTATTGATCGACTAAACAAATAATCAAATTAATCCACTTATTAAAAAAAAGGGACAATTAACTAAATCTACACAACTAATTAATTAAACAACacaaataattaattaattactaaTAACAAAAAATGGGTGTATGTATAAATGGATGGTGAATTGGTAAGTGGTAAAATTAAGACCCAAAGCCCAAATCCAAATTCTAAATCCAAGATtataaaaggaaaataaaaagaaaataaaaggtaaaaattaataaatagaaaataaatcaTTGAGAGCAGGGCGGTATTCATGACCTTAGAGCTCTTCTTCTCTTCCTCTTTTTTAATTTCTACTGCCTCCGGTCACACTTCAACACATGGCATGGATTAAACAAAATAATGATAAATGAAATACAATATTGAAACGTCCTCTCTCTATCAGCAAAGGCATTCTCTTCCTTTTGTTAAAATTGTCCTTCATAAGGAAAAATGATTTATACCACCCATTTAAAACTAACTCTTCTTTAAAACATTAATCCTTTCTTAAAAAAACAACACAAATTGTTAGCAAGACTCTTTGATAACTTATGCAGCAATTGACCATACATTTCAAGCAACCACGATTTTCCCACTAGATATTTGGAAGCTATCATCCTAACCACAAACAAATAATCAACATCGACAATTTAAACATGCAGCATAAAGTTTTCACAAATTAAAAGCCATGACCACTACCGGAAGTTCAAGAACTCAAACAACAAGAGAAGCTTCCAAATGACAAAAGCTCAAATATACAAAGATATTCATTCAGGAACTTGAACACACAATTGGTATTCATAATAGCAAACACAAAATTCCCAAACCAGAAGTCAAGTTGTAACATTACCGTCACTGAAAGTGTAACGTGTTAATAAGAACCCCTAAGGTTCACACACATAAATTCAAAATATACAAATGACATAAAAGGGAATTGGAACAGAATGATGTTTTTGAAAAAAACGGTTACCAAGTTGCCGAGTTATCGCCAGAGAAAAGTCGAGGTTATTTGGATGATCAAAATGTTGCACTCACAATGAAGACTTCATTTTTGGTTGGTGTTAGTGACCGAGTTGCTATTTAAGTTACATTACGGCGGAGGATGGCGGTTTATGACAATTCGTCACAGGGGTAGAACTTTGAGCATGTCCAATCAAATCATTTTGAACAATCGTAACTGTTACACCAGAGGGACCCACATTCTTCTGAGCACCAGCATAGATCAAACCAAACTTCAAAACATCATCAGGTTTAGAACAGAAATTTGGAGACACATCAGCAACCAAAATCGCACTTTGATTATTGGTTTTTTTGCATACTGGTTTCAACGACCTTTTCCTGTATTTCGAAAAGCAGCTGAATATTGTCTTCTGTTATGATACTTGGTGGCTTGCCATTCTCAGATTCAGGGATTGTGGCTATTATGAGCTATTCGATTCTGTAAAATGGAGCCAGGTGGCTGTCAAAAAAAATCTTTCTCTTCTGCTGCCTTACTTCCAGGACCTACCCATAATTTTTCAGGTTATGTTTCCACATTTACATCCGAAACCTTCCTATCCATTTTCTTATTAACCGGCAAAAGCAATTCCCCGACTCCCGAAGCCAAAGCTTTAGGATCAGAAGCAATATCTAAACCAAAGCAAAGACCAAGCAAATCCTAAAAACGCTTCCGCCATAAAAACAGATCGAGGACCTTTAAACTTAACCAAACTCGGAAGAAACAACATTCCAACAGAAGCACCAAGACACATACCAGAAGCTTGAACGCCTGGTCTTTGTACTTTAACAGCAACAACCTGCCCTGTTCTGTGAAGCCTAGCTTGACAAACCTTCCCGAGTGAAGCAGCAGCAACAGGCTCGGGTGAAATCTCTGAGAAAATATCAGCCAAGGATAAACCAAGTTCTTGTTCAATCATGTTGAAAGCAACTTCAATGGAGAATGGACTTATTTGGTCTTGCAGCAGTGAGAGCTCATCTAGATATGATGGTGGTATCAAATCGGAACGAGATGATATAGCCTGGGCAATTTTGATATATGTTGGTCCAAGCTTCACCAATATCTTCCTTAGCTCTGCAGCTCTAACCTGACTTCGCCGTAAAGGAGTCGTCGCAATCGGAGCCAATCGAGACGGCGGTGCATGTGACGGAGCAGCGACGGGAAGAAAGTTGGTTTGAACTGTTGTGAGGTTGAAAATTTGAAGGGAGG encodes:
- the LOC127125823 gene encoding uncharacterized protein LOC127125823; its protein translation is MTNTKRLNHWQIEIFPAMSLPISLSPFLPQYLTFPNNFQTPNVPETSTASMQGARHDHFSHLENIPLDNPALQKESTSEKDSPSISISTQPSEKLDHAKPNQIVLLGQIIQIDSGNENAEKKITSSCSDPLQDLPKLSSGERLECDPESQCRKDTLPGETVEIED